In the Brevinematales bacterium genome, one interval contains:
- the trpS gene encoding tryptophan--tRNA ligase, translating to MERVLSGMRPTGYLHLGNYVGALKQWVELQDKYECFYMVANLHAMTTDFDKNINLKELTLEMVIDWLSAGIDPNKSVIFVQSMVPEHSELFTLLSMITPLGWLERNPTYKDAKENIRDKDLNNIGFLAYPVLQAADIIIYKATRVPVGKDQLPHLEITREIIRRFNYLFGELFPEPQPILGEVTHVYGIDGRKMSKSYNNAIYIKDNQDEIYKKVKMMVTDTGRIKRTDPGNPDNCKTFPLYKVFYPEIVETVIEECIGAQIGCVECKDRIAKKIVEYLAPVKEKRKYYEKNIDEVIDILKEGSKKAREVASKTLQEVKEAMKLSI from the coding sequence ATGGAAAGAGTTTTGAGCGGAATGAGACCGACTGGATATTTACACTTAGGCAACTATGTTGGTGCATTGAAACAGTGGGTTGAACTTCAAGACAAATACGAATGTTTCTATATGGTTGCAAACTTACACGCTATGACGACAGATTTTGACAAAAATATTAATCTCAAAGAGTTAACATTAGAAATGGTAATAGACTGGTTATCCGCAGGTATTGATCCAAACAAAAGCGTAATATTCGTACAATCAATGGTACCAGAACACTCCGAACTCTTCACACTACTTTCTATGATAACCCCCCTAGGATGGCTTGAAAGAAATCCTACTTACAAAGATGCAAAAGAAAACATTAGAGACAAAGATCTGAATAACATAGGTTTCCTGGCATACCCAGTACTCCAAGCTGCAGATATCATCATATACAAGGCAACAAGAGTCCCTGTAGGAAAAGATCAATTACCACACTTAGAAATAACTAGAGAAATCATTAGAAGATTTAATTATCTATTTGGAGAGCTATTTCCAGAACCCCAACCAATACTAGGAGAAGTAACTCATGTCTATGGAATAGACGGTAGAAAAATGAGCAAAAGTTACAATAATGCAATATACATAAAAGATAACCAAGACGAAATATACAAAAAGGTCAAAATGATGGTAACAGATACTGGAAGAATAAAAAGAACAGATCCAGGAAACCCAGATAACTGTAAAACATTTCCTCTTTACAAGGTGTTTTATCCCGAAATAGTAGAAACTGTTATTGAAGAATGCATAGGTGCTCAAATAGGATGCGTAGAATGTAAAGATAGAATTGCTAAAAAGATTGTTGAATACTTAGCTCCAGTAAAGGAAAAAAGAAAATATTACGAAAAGAATATAGATGAAGTCATTGACATACTTAAAGAAGGATCTAAAAAGGCACGAGAAGTAGCATCAAAAACGTTACAAGAAGTTAAAGAAGCAATGAAATTATCTATATAG
- the galE gene encoding UDP-glucose 4-epimerase GalE → MKVLVAGGAGYIGSHVCKMLLKKGYDVIIYDNLSHGYEFLAKYGKFIIGDIGDRKQLEIVFKNYKPDVVMHFCAYIEVGESVQNPRKYYENNLCNTLNLIHTMLDNGINKIIFSSTAAVYGMPENVPIDEEEPKNPINPYGRTKWMVEQVLKDYSDTHSLKYVAFRYFNAAGADPEGEIGECHEPETHLIPLVLDAAMGIRKSIKIFGTDYPTPDGTCIRDYIHVNDLASAHIKGVEYLMEGNNSNYFNLGNGKGFSVREIINTVKNVTKKDFAVEEVERRPGDPAILIAKSNKAKNILKWEPEFGIEDIISHAWKWHQKIKKSA, encoded by the coding sequence ATGAAAGTACTTGTAGCAGGAGGAGCCGGATACATAGGCTCACATGTATGCAAAATGCTCTTAAAGAAAGGTTATGATGTTATAATTTATGACAATCTTTCACATGGATATGAATTTCTAGCTAAGTATGGTAAGTTTATTATAGGTGACATTGGTGACAGAAAACAACTAGAAATAGTGTTCAAAAACTACAAACCAGATGTTGTAATGCATTTTTGTGCTTATATTGAAGTTGGCGAATCAGTACAAAACCCAAGAAAGTATTATGAAAATAATCTTTGCAACACATTAAATCTTATCCATACTATGCTTGATAACGGAATAAATAAAATTATATTCTCATCAACAGCTGCTGTATATGGAATGCCAGAAAATGTACCAATTGATGAAGAAGAACCAAAGAATCCCATAAACCCTTACGGTAGAACTAAATGGATGGTAGAACAAGTGTTAAAGGATTATTCTGATACACACTCTCTCAAATATGTAGCTTTCAGGTATTTTAATGCAGCAGGTGCAGATCCTGAAGGAGAAATAGGAGAATGTCATGAACCAGAAACTCACCTTATACCACTAGTGCTCGATGCAGCAATGGGTATAAGAAAATCAATAAAAATATTTGGAACTGACTACCCCACACCAGATGGTACTTGCATAAGAGATTACATACATGTAAATGATCTTGCATCAGCTCACATAAAAGGTGTTGAATACTTAATGGAAGGAAATAATTCTAACTATTTCAACCTAGGAAATGGAAAAGGATTCAGTGTAAGAGAAATAATCAACACTGTCAAAAACGTTACAAAAAAAGATTTCGCAGTTGAAGAAGTTGAAAGAAGACCGGGAGATCCAGCAATACTCATAGCTAAGAGCAATAAAGCAAAAAACATTCTAAAATGGGAGCCAGAATTCGGTATCGAAGATATAATATCTCACGCTTGGAAATGGCACCAAAAAATAAAAAAATCAGCTTAA
- a CDS encoding FAD-binding oxidoreductase has protein sequence MVGAKKLFQGIVEIKKIVTEAEGVKSFYFSIDEFNYEPGHFVMTALPEDYEDKKKRRAYSISTSPTETSKDGLIGITIKLVEGGYFTTKIHDPSIINEASKLFVAGPFGHSIFSGNENSIKSVVLFAAGSGIAPVRSAMKYIYDKMPHVKVTLFYSFKTPKDFIYEKDIKEMLRNPNFKGFITVTRYDGDDWKGLKGRITRDLILDNVTGEEDIFYACGNTAFVKEIENVVINELRVDKSRFKAEAWG, from the coding sequence ATGGTAGGTGCTAAAAAACTATTCCAAGGAATAGTTGAGATAAAAAAGATAGTTACTGAAGCAGAAGGTGTCAAAAGTTTTTATTTCAGTATAGATGAATTTAATTATGAACCTGGTCATTTTGTTATGACTGCTTTGCCTGAGGATTACGAAGATAAGAAAAAGAGAAGAGCGTATTCGATATCAACATCTCCTACTGAAACTAGCAAAGATGGTCTTATAGGAATAACTATAAAGCTAGTTGAGGGTGGGTATTTTACAACTAAGATACATGATCCTTCGATAATTAATGAAGCCTCCAAATTATTTGTTGCAGGTCCTTTTGGACATAGTATATTTAGTGGAAATGAAAATAGTATAAAGAGTGTAGTTTTATTTGCTGCGGGTAGTGGAATTGCACCTGTTAGGTCTGCTATGAAATATATCTATGACAAGATGCCACATGTAAAGGTTACTTTATTTTATAGCTTCAAAACTCCAAAAGATTTCATATATGAAAAAGATATAAAAGAAATGCTAAGAAATCCTAATTTCAAAGGTTTTATAACTGTAACAAGGTATGATGGCGATGATTGGAAAGGTTTAAAAGGTAGAATAACTAGAGATTTAATTCTTGATAATGTTACTGGAGAAGAAGATATATTCTATGCTTGTGGTAATACTGCTTTTGTGAAGGAAATTGAAAACGTTGTAATCAATGAGCTTAGAGTAGATAAATCAAGATTTAAGGCGGAGGCTTGGGGTTAA
- a CDS encoding MotA/TolQ/ExbB proton channel family protein, whose protein sequence is MEIGGIFDYLAKGGIMMIFILIASIIGVAISIERYFFLTNLRRSTKKLFSLAKDKINKGNLRDIIAICDAEKSVASNILKTAVDVYLKGSSREDIENSIQDIAKIELPVVNRYLYLLGTMVTVSPMLGLLGTVLGMIKATSVLAEKGLASPSELLTGIAEALITTAAGLIVAIPLLILYNYLVNKSQEIIEEIEANVTEILLLMSSNKTIW, encoded by the coding sequence ATGGAAATAGGAGGAATTTTTGATTATCTAGCAAAAGGCGGTATAATGATGATATTTATTCTAATTGCTTCTATTATAGGAGTAGCTATATCTATAGAAAGATACTTTTTTCTCACAAATCTGAGAAGATCAACAAAAAAACTCTTTAGCCTAGCAAAGGATAAAATAAACAAAGGCAATCTAAGAGACATAATAGCAATATGTGATGCTGAAAAGTCAGTCGCTTCAAACATACTCAAAACAGCAGTTGATGTCTACCTAAAAGGATCTTCTAGAGAGGATATTGAAAATTCAATACAAGATATAGCAAAAATAGAACTACCTGTTGTTAACAGATACCTATACTTACTTGGAACTATGGTAACAGTATCTCCGATGCTTGGGCTTCTTGGAACAGTACTAGGTATGATAAAGGCAACATCAGTATTAGCAGAAAAAGGCCTAGCATCACCTTCAGAACTCTTAACAGGTATCGCTGAAGCGTTAATAACAACTGCAGCAGGACTTATAGTCGCAATACCTCTCCTAATACTATACAATTACCTAGTAAATAAATCCCAAGAAATAATCGAAGAGATTGAAGCAAATGTTACAGAAATATTACTACTAATGTCATCAAATAAGACCATATGGTAG
- a CDS encoding Rrf2 family transcriptional regulator → MIKISTRVLYGLRAIIYMGLNKDKWPVSLSEIANYQNIPLRYIEQIFIRFRKANIVKSIRGVKGGYILKNGFEDITLLEIVESADSKIIPVWCLNPNSKKKCPIVEDCILVDIWAGLGKNIRDYLGSIRLGDILKKAKETDFVELIRKMSLGSYHRS, encoded by the coding sequence ATGATAAAGATTTCTACCAGGGTTTTGTATGGCTTGAGGGCTATAATATATATGGGGCTTAATAAGGATAAATGGCCTGTGTCCTTAAGCGAAATTGCTAATTACCAAAATATACCGTTGAGGTATATAGAACAAATATTCATAAGATTCAGAAAAGCTAATATTGTCAAAAGTATAAGAGGTGTTAAAGGTGGATATATCCTAAAGAATGGATTTGAAGATATTACCTTACTTGAAATAGTAGAATCTGCTGATAGTAAGATTATTCCGGTTTGGTGTTTGAATCCTAACTCGAAAAAGAAGTGTCCTATAGTTGAAGATTGTATATTAGTTGATATTTGGGCTGGTTTGGGTAAAAATATAAGAGATTATTTGGGTAGTATAAGATTAGGTGATATACTAAAGAAAGCCAAGGAAACAGATTTTGTTGAGCTTATAAGAAAAATGTCTTTAGGTTCATATCATAGGAGTTAG
- the rfbA gene encoding glucose-1-phosphate thymidylyltransferase RfbA produces the protein MRKGIVLAGGSGTRLYPVTKAVSKQLLPIYDKPMIYYSLSVLLLSGIRDILIISNPEFIDLYKRLFEDGSFIGVSVKYKVQEKPRGIAEAFIIGEDFIGGDNVCLVLGDNIFFGQGFSVMLEKANSLDGATVFGYFVKDPSAYGVIEVDKDGKPLSIEEKPQKPRSHYAIPGLYFYDNDVVNIAKSLKPSARGELEITDVNKVYLERGKLNVLLFGRGFAWFDAGTHDGLLEASNFIETIQKRQSMYVGCIEEIAYRKGFINREQLVDLAKRLEKTNYGKYLLEIANENIL, from the coding sequence ATGAGGAAGGGTATAGTTTTAGCTGGTGGTAGTGGTACAAGGTTGTATCCTGTGACGAAAGCTGTTAGTAAACAGCTGTTACCTATTTATGATAAACCTATGATATATTATTCACTTTCAGTTTTACTTCTTTCAGGCATAAGAGATATATTGATAATATCTAATCCTGAGTTTATAGACTTGTACAAGAGACTTTTTGAGGATGGTAGTTTTATAGGAGTTTCTGTAAAATATAAAGTTCAAGAAAAACCAAGAGGTATAGCAGAGGCTTTTATAATAGGAGAAGATTTTATAGGTGGAGATAATGTATGTTTGGTTTTGGGTGACAATATATTTTTCGGTCAAGGTTTTTCAGTTATGCTAGAAAAGGCTAATAGTTTAGATGGAGCTACAGTATTTGGTTATTTTGTTAAGGATCCGAGTGCATATGGGGTTATAGAAGTTGACAAAGATGGTAAACCTTTATCAATAGAAGAAAAACCCCAAAAGCCTAGATCTCATTATGCTATCCCTGGTCTTTATTTTTATGATAATGATGTTGTAAATATAGCAAAATCTTTAAAGCCTTCTGCTAGAGGAGAATTAGAGATTACTGATGTGAATAAAGTTTATTTAGAAAGAGGAAAGTTAAATGTTTTACTTTTTGGTAGGGGATTTGCGTGGTTTGATGCTGGAACCCATGATGGTCTTCTAGAAGCATCAAATTTTATTGAGACAATCCAAAAAAGGCAGTCTATGTATGTAGGATGTATTGAGGAGATAGCATACAGGAAGGGGTTTATTAATAGAGAGCAGCTTGTTGATCTAGCTAAAAGGTTAGAAAAGACAAACTATGGTAAATATCTACTTGAAATTGCTAATGAAAATATTTTATAG